From a region of the bacterium genome:
- a CDS encoding lamin tail domain-containing protein — MRSIALTACWLLLFAANGLAYGIVINEVMADNDTTVLDQNGENDDWVELYNPSDTAVFLHSLYLSDRESNPGRWRLPDTTIGANSYLIVWADEDVTQAGLHASFKLSASGEGVFLFDSLLSLLDSVNFGVQTTDISYGRYPNGSGAFNFMYPTFSE, encoded by the coding sequence ATGCGAAGCATCGCACTGACAGCATGTTGGTTACTACTATTCGCCGCGAACGGTCTCGCGTACGGTATCGTTATCAATGAGGTAATGGCGGATAACGATACGACGGTGCTCGATCAGAACGGCGAGAATGACGACTGGGTGGAGTTATACAACCCAAGCGATACTGCGGTGTTTCTACATTCGCTCTATCTCTCCGACCGGGAGTCGAATCCGGGAAGATGGCGATTACCGGATACTACGATAGGAGCAAACAGCTACCTCATCGTATGGGCGGATGAAGACGTCACGCAAGCTGGTCTACACGCTTCCTTCAAATTATCCGCATCGGGCGAAGGAGTGTTTCTGTTCGATTCGCTCTTGTCCTTACTCGATTCAGTGAACTTTGGTGTCCAGACCACCGACATCAGTTATGGAAGATATCCCAATGGCAGCGGTGCGTTCAACTTCATGTATCCGACTTTCTCAGAGTAA
- a CDS encoding aryl-sulfate sulfotransferase translates to MSKRKYIYVLLSVFTIFLPAILHAEPYEGFTLFGSNNSRNNYLVDMSNTVVHSWASTVSGNYSYYLLEDGSLLRTAMSGNSFNGGGAQGAVEKLDWDGVRTWFYTYSNTSHRSHHDIEPMPNGNVLMIAWELKSSSQAVAAGLSRSAAIWPDHIIEVQPTGATTGDIVWEWHAWDHLVQDYNASRSNYGVVNDHPELLDINTYTGTGGGGGDWMHVNAVSYNPDLDQIVFSSHNLNEIYIIDHSTTTAEAASHSGGRWGKGGDFLYRWGNPANYDETGTRVFDVVHCAWWVPAGLPGAGHLLAFNNRQTARASMIVELVLPVDSLGYYLRDSSTAYGPASPVWSYSGTGFYSQHLGGNQRLPNGNTIISESTSGFLFEVDSTGQTVWSYNRGGEIVRVLRYGMSDSAVSRLVPSSAKETTSIPVSVALTQNYPNPFNASTKLGVNLNATTRVKLAIYNTLGEQVALVVNGKLVAGEHEFEWRAVDRNGRLLQSGVYLSVLEAGSYKQTKKMVLVK, encoded by the coding sequence GTGTCGAAGAGAAAATACATCTATGTACTACTATCGGTGTTCACAATATTTCTGCCTGCAATATTGCATGCAGAGCCTTATGAGGGATTCACGCTATTTGGTTCAAATAACTCGCGTAACAATTATTTAGTGGATATGAGCAATACCGTTGTCCACAGTTGGGCGTCTACAGTATCGGGCAATTACTCTTACTACTTGTTAGAAGATGGGAGCCTGCTGCGTACAGCGATGTCAGGCAACTCCTTCAACGGCGGCGGTGCGCAGGGTGCTGTCGAGAAACTTGATTGGGACGGGGTACGAACGTGGTTCTATACATACAGCAATACCTCACACCGGTCGCATCATGACATCGAACCAATGCCCAACGGTAATGTGTTGATGATTGCTTGGGAGTTGAAATCATCTTCCCAGGCTGTTGCCGCTGGGTTAAGCCGCAGTGCTGCCATTTGGCCGGACCACATCATCGAAGTGCAACCGACAGGTGCTACTACCGGAGATATCGTATGGGAATGGCATGCATGGGATCATTTAGTGCAGGACTATAACGCTTCCCGTTCAAATTATGGAGTAGTGAATGACCACCCCGAACTGCTTGATATCAACACCTATACTGGAACTGGTGGTGGCGGCGGTGATTGGATGCATGTCAATGCAGTAAGCTATAATCCTGATCTCGATCAAATAGTTTTTTCATCCCACAACTTGAATGAGATTTACATCATTGACCATAGCACAACCACAGCGGAAGCAGCATCGCACTCAGGTGGCAGGTGGGGAAAAGGTGGAGATTTTCTGTACCGCTGGGGTAACCCTGCGAATTATGATGAAACAGGCACCCGGGTTTTCGATGTCGTTCACTGTGCTTGGTGGGTCCCTGCCGGACTTCCCGGAGCAGGGCATCTCCTTGCCTTCAATAATCGTCAAACCGCCCGCGCATCAATGATTGTCGAGTTGGTGCTGCCGGTTGACAGTCTTGGATACTATTTGCGGGATTCAAGCACTGCTTACGGACCTGCATCACCAGTATGGAGTTACTCGGGGACGGGCTTTTACTCCCAGCATTTGGGGGGAAACCAACGACTCCCAAACGGTAACACAATCATTTCCGAGTCAACCAGTGGTTTTTTGTTTGAAGTCGATTCGACCGGACAAACAGTTTGGAGTTACAATCGCGGTGGGGAGATCGTCCGGGTACTTCGTTACGGCATGTCCGATTCTGCGGTTTCCCGGCTAGTGCCGAGCTCCGCTAAAGAAACGACAAGCATTCCAGTGAGCGTTGCGCTCACTCAGAATTATCCGAACCCGTTCAATGCTTCGACCAAACTCGGTGTCAACTTGAACGCGACTACAAGAGTGAAGCTGGCAATCTACAATACCCTCGGTGAACAAGTCGCATTGGTTGTGAATGGCAAACTGGTTGCAGGTGAGCATGAATTTGAGTGGCGAGCGGTTGACCGGAACGGCAGATTGTTACAATCAGGGGTGTATCTCTCCGTATTGGAAGCTGGGAGCTATAAACAAACCAAAAAAATGGTTCTCGTGAAGTAG
- a CDS encoding cohesin domain-containing protein, giving the protein MRSTLFCSFCIVLLLSGCNNNDDDNSLTPAVASIGFATAGSAIAVGQEIEMSLQADNLSADVFAVSMQISFDQEVLAFSDSSGWVAGDLFGSNALTFVRTEESVIRLTVTRVQGTQPGNGFGTLCRLTFSGRAAGTSPLQIDRNELKLFDSTGVEIDLADIVINNAAMQVNQ; this is encoded by the coding sequence ATGCGAAGTACTCTCTTTTGCAGTTTCTGTATTGTCTTGCTTCTAAGCGGTTGCAACAATAACGACGATGACAATTCGCTAACCCCGGCTGTAGCCTCTATCGGCTTCGCAACAGCGGGCAGCGCGATTGCAGTCGGTCAAGAAATTGAGATGTCGCTACAGGCGGACAATTTATCGGCGGATGTGTTTGCAGTAAGTATGCAGATTTCTTTTGATCAGGAAGTTCTTGCCTTTTCCGATTCTTCCGGTTGGGTGGCGGGTGACTTGTTCGGCTCCAATGCGCTGACCTTTGTGCGGACGGAGGAGTCAGTCATACGCCTTACCGTCACCCGCGTGCAGGGCACTCAACCGGGGAACGGATTTGGTACGCTATGCCGCTTAACCTTCAGTGGTCGGGCTGCGGGAACTAGCCCTTTGCAGATCGACCGGAATGAACTAAAGCTATTCGATTCCACCGGGGTGGAAATCGATCTCGCCGATATCGTTATCAACAACGCAGCGATGCAAGTGAACCAATGA
- a CDS encoding methyltransferase yields the protein QVAINETGNPLTTELVNLINPVAARQMLMIGITTTSFLFPFFWMLPGMSVTLIDKKEKIDTYRKWLSDVVNGNEQTQVTNREVPSAPFVLHRVSFLPGDPLISTLPYGYDFAILSSVVQQHFFHQNVELLRKIFHALLPGGRVVVREVLCAPESNSHYSNAVYSVNSLVETRGKPPYNFEEVKTALEQAGFIGVRLLNPETWMDGVIEAYKPLSAQL from the coding sequence ACAAGTTGCGATCAACGAAACTGGAAACCCGTTGACCACTGAACTAGTGAATCTGATTAATCCAGTAGCCGCTCGCCAGATGCTGATGATAGGGATAACGACCACCAGTTTTCTCTTTCCATTTTTTTGGATGTTACCCGGCATGAGTGTAACGCTTATCGACAAGAAAGAAAAAATCGATACCTATCGAAAATGGCTATCGGATGTCGTAAATGGAAATGAACAAACGCAAGTCACGAATCGAGAAGTCCCGTCAGCGCCGTTTGTATTGCATCGGGTGTCGTTCCTGCCCGGTGATCCGTTAATTAGTACACTCCCCTATGGATATGATTTCGCGATTCTCTCTTCGGTTGTACAACAACATTTCTTTCACCAGAATGTCGAACTGCTACGAAAAATCTTCCATGCTTTGTTACCCGGAGGGAGAGTTGTTGTCCGCGAGGTTCTCTGTGCACCAGAGAGCAATAGTCACTATTCCAACGCAGTTTACTCAGTGAATTCATTAGTGGAAACTCGTGGCAAACCACCTTATAACTTCGAGGAAGTAAAAACTGCGTTAGAGCAAGCAGGTTTTATCGGTGTCCGGCTGCTCAACCCTGAAACTTGGATGGACGGAGTAATCGAAGCATATAAGCCACTCAGCGCACAATTGTAG
- a CDS encoding CotH kinase family protein, whose translation MVHRFRLHFYIDHWADTLRVYYDNDENRYLPAQLTYNDTLVLDSIGVRYKGNSSYTMSSNTPKKPFEFKFNEFKDSQSLFGLHRLNVHNGMSDPSFMREAIAYGIARRYMPASRTTYADVYIDNELIGFYSIIEQMDKIFLARHFLSNGFNLYKAGNDGAPLAYRGTVQSLYESEYELKTNETENDWSRFIVMLDMLNNASDGEFVELAGEYLDFDSCLRLLAFNMVLSNFDSYSGSGRNYYFYDYETIGKFVMMPWDLNEAFGVYTNSWNVITQDIVGISNLNSRPLMRRLLENDSLRQIYQNYIATMIIEIAHADSVSAMVDRMQPVIQPHVLADNNKLYTNENFYNNLTSNVSVDIGRVIPGLKNFSRNRNASLVLQLTSERVYPGDCDNNGVVDASDVLPIGRYFQTTGSSRTTINVNWTAQRAPRWENVAAMFADANGDGTVDERDVVGIGVNWGNSHGNIMRSFPIDPGDAESIQPYRSDFHTLYRSLIGNDTAVVAMKTLLEMLFQFTTENRLPEEYSLSTNYPNPFNQSTLFRLALPEPHSVTVSVYNVLGQSIPALWERKQLTTGYHTLQLDARSLSNGIYFYRIEAGPYCAAKKFTVLK comes from the coding sequence TTGGTACATCGTTTCCGTTTGCACTTCTACATCGATCACTGGGCAGATACGCTTCGTGTTTATTACGACAATGACGAAAATAGATACCTGCCGGCACAACTGACCTACAACGATACCTTAGTATTAGATAGTATCGGCGTACGCTATAAAGGTAACTCGTCCTACACGATGTCGAGCAATACGCCGAAGAAACCGTTTGAATTCAAATTCAACGAATTCAAGGATAGCCAGTCGCTCTTCGGATTGCACCGCTTGAATGTGCATAACGGCATGAGTGATCCATCCTTTATGCGCGAAGCCATCGCCTATGGAATTGCCCGCAGATATATGCCTGCGTCGCGTACGACCTATGCCGACGTCTACATCGACAACGAATTGATCGGATTCTACTCCATCATCGAACAGATGGATAAAATATTCCTTGCCCGCCATTTTTTGAGTAATGGCTTCAATCTGTATAAAGCCGGTAACGACGGTGCTCCGCTTGCATATCGGGGCACTGTACAATCGTTGTACGAGTCTGAGTACGAGCTGAAAACCAATGAGACCGAGAACGATTGGTCGCGGTTTATCGTGATGCTCGATATGTTGAATAACGCATCCGACGGCGAATTCGTCGAACTGGCGGGCGAATACCTCGATTTCGATAGTTGCTTACGGTTGCTCGCATTCAACATGGTTTTGTCGAATTTTGACAGCTACAGCGGATCGGGTAGAAACTACTACTTCTACGATTACGAAACGATTGGAAAATTCGTGATGATGCCGTGGGACTTAAACGAAGCGTTTGGCGTTTATACCAATAGTTGGAATGTCATTACGCAGGATATCGTCGGCATCTCGAACCTAAATTCCCGCCCACTAATGCGACGGTTACTCGAAAACGATTCGCTTCGCCAAATCTACCAGAACTATATCGCCACGATGATAATAGAGATTGCGCACGCCGATTCGGTTAGCGCTATGGTAGATCGTATGCAACCGGTGATCCAGCCTCATGTCCTTGCTGACAACAATAAACTTTACACCAATGAGAACTTCTACAATAATCTCACGAGTAATGTCAGCGTCGATATCGGTCGGGTGATTCCTGGACTCAAGAATTTTTCGCGAAACCGTAACGCAAGTCTTGTCTTGCAATTGACAAGCGAGCGAGTGTATCCCGGTGATTGTGATAATAATGGAGTCGTCGATGCCTCCGACGTATTACCGATTGGCAGATACTTCCAAACGACCGGTTCAAGCCGTACGACAATAAATGTGAATTGGACGGCGCAACGAGCGCCTCGCTGGGAAAATGTTGCCGCAATGTTTGCCGATGCGAACGGCGATGGGACGGTCGATGAGCGCGATGTCGTTGGCATCGGTGTGAATTGGGGAAATTCCCATGGCAACATCATGCGCAGTTTTCCCATCGATCCCGGCGACGCCGAGTCGATCCAACCATACCGTTCAGATTTTCATACGCTCTATCGGTCGCTCATTGGTAACGACACAGCAGTCGTGGCAATGAAAACGTTGTTGGAAATGTTGTTCCAGTTTACTACCGAAAATCGACTACCGGAGGAGTATTCGTTATCGACGAATTATCCCAACCCTTTCAATCAATCGACCTTGTTCCGGTTGGCGCTTCCCGAACCGCATTCGGTAACGGTTTCCGTCTATAATGTGTTGGGACAATCGATTCCGGCGTTATGGGAGCGTAAACAACTTACCACCGGTTATCATACCCTGCAACTTGATGCAAGATCGCTATCGAATGGTATCTATTTCTATCGGATCGAGGCCGGACCCTATTGTGCTGCGAAAAAATTCACTGTGTTGAAGTAA
- a CDS encoding formylglycine-generating enzyme family protein: MEIFRNLLIIVAVATILVSSSCSDSSSSNPSTPNGFAPVGMKLISASGQTFSMGENDGLENETPVHTVGFSHNYWMDSTEVTQADYDDVMRAYYSSYSSPDWHTPYGLGDRYPAYNVFWGDAALYCNARSRRDGLDTVYTYSRIIGTPGNLCELENPVIDYSKSGYRLPTEAEWEYACRGGTTTDFYWNKNWNPYPSTHADTLEVNNYAVWYGNSFQFGSDSAAYGAQIVGSKLPNRFGLFDMSGNLYEWCNDWYGNYSSSTVSDPTGPASGDYRTMRGGSWGNESDYIRAGNRTITMPGYSYYFIGFRVVYPVL, encoded by the coding sequence ATGGAAATCTTCCGCAATCTACTGATTATTGTTGCCGTTGCAACAATTCTTGTTTCAAGCTCCTGTAGCGACTCCAGTTCATCGAATCCATCAACGCCAAATGGCTTTGCTCCTGTTGGAATGAAATTGATATCGGCAAGTGGCCAGACTTTTTCGATGGGGGAGAATGATGGTCTCGAAAATGAAACACCTGTTCACACTGTCGGTTTTTCACACAATTATTGGATGGACTCTACCGAAGTTACCCAAGCTGATTATGACGATGTAATGAGAGCGTATTACTCCAGTTACTCCTCGCCCGACTGGCACACACCGTATGGCCTCGGTGATCGCTACCCTGCCTATAATGTCTTTTGGGGTGATGCTGCTTTGTATTGTAATGCCCGCAGCCGTCGTGATGGTCTCGATACCGTCTACACCTATTCACGGATTATCGGTACTCCGGGGAATCTCTGTGAATTGGAAAATCCCGTCATCGATTATTCCAAATCCGGTTATCGATTGCCTACCGAAGCGGAGTGGGAATATGCCTGTCGTGGCGGAACTACCACCGATTTCTATTGGAACAAAAATTGGAATCCATACCCGTCGACTCATGCCGACACATTGGAAGTAAACAACTATGCTGTCTGGTACGGTAACTCCTTCCAGTTTGGTTCCGACTCTGCGGCGTACGGAGCGCAAATCGTTGGGTCCAAACTTCCCAACCGTTTCGGTTTGTTCGACATGTCTGGTAATCTCTATGAATGGTGTAACGATTGGTATGGTAACTACAGCAGCTCGACAGTATCCGATCCAACCGGACCCGCGAGCGGTGATTACCGGACGATGCGAGGTGGAAGCTGGGGTAATGAATCCGACTACATCCGCGCAGGAAATCGCACGATTACCATGCCCGGTTATTCTTACTACTTCATTGGATTCCGGGTTGTCTATCCCGTGCTATAG